In the genome of Pseudomonas protegens, one region contains:
- a CDS encoding arginine N-succinyltransferase has product MLALRPVALSDLPQLLRLAGTRLLGVTSLVDDETCLREKILDSLASFAKVEARQGPENYFMVLEDQDSGQLHGCSDILATAGFATPFYSLRNRPFISSSRELNIEQAVPTLSLCQDLSEQTLLRSFHVDPALAGTPQAQLTSRARLLFIAAHPWRFADSCISEIVGYSDDAGQSPFWAAVGQHFFDLPYVEAERLCALQGRGFLAELMPQYPLYIPMLPQPAQDCIGRIHPAAREACDILVDEGFAPTQYVDLFDAGPTLQARHNQLRSIIQSRVATSYLSPQSGQGRHWLLSNDRLQGFRAIVVPLDEAPGDVIGLDHSMFQALQLTPGEPVRAVAL; this is encoded by the coding sequence ATGCTGGCCTTGCGTCCGGTGGCGTTATCCGATCTGCCTCAACTGCTGCGACTGGCCGGCACACGCCTGCTGGGCGTGACTTCGCTGGTGGATGACGAAACCTGCCTGCGGGAAAAGATCCTCGACTCCCTGGCGTCCTTCGCCAAGGTCGAGGCCCGCCAGGGTCCGGAAAACTATTTTATGGTGCTCGAGGACCAGGACAGCGGCCAACTCCACGGCTGCTCGGACATTCTCGCCACCGCCGGCTTTGCCACCCCCTTCTACAGCCTGCGCAACCGCCCCTTCATCAGCAGCTCGCGCGAGCTGAACATCGAGCAGGCGGTGCCGACCCTGTCGCTGTGCCAGGACCTCAGCGAACAGACCCTGCTGCGCAGCTTCCATGTCGATCCGGCATTGGCGGGCACGCCCCAGGCGCAACTGACCTCCCGCGCGCGCCTGCTGTTCATCGCCGCGCACCCCTGGCGCTTTGCCGACAGTTGCATCAGCGAGATCGTCGGCTACAGCGACGACGCCGGCCAATCGCCCTTCTGGGCGGCGGTGGGCCAGCACTTCTTCGACCTGCCCTATGTCGAGGCCGAACGCCTGTGCGCCTTGCAGGGCCGCGGCTTTCTCGCCGAACTGATGCCCCAGTACCCGCTGTACATCCCGATGCTGCCGCAGCCGGCCCAGGACTGCATCGGACGCATTCACCCGGCGGCCCGGGAAGCCTGCGACATCCTCGTCGACGAGGGCTTTGCGCCGACCCAGTACGTTGACCTGTTCGATGCCGGCCCGACCCTGCAGGCACGCCATAACCAGCTACGCTCGATCATTCAGAGCCGGGTCGCGACCAGCTACCTGAGCCCGCAGAGCGGCCAGGGCCGCCACTGGCTGCTGAGCAATGACCGGCTGCAGGGCTTTCGCGCGATTGTCGTGCCCCTGGATGAGGCCCCGGGGGACGTGATCGGCCTGGACCACTCGATGTTCCAGGCCCTGCAATTGACACCGGGCGAGCCGGTGCGGGCGGTGGCGTTATGA
- a CDS encoding arginine N-succinyltransferase, whose translation MIVRPIRVTDLPALLRLLQGNGRELNNLSTDPERLAHRLRWAQRTFANQVERADADYLFVLEDDDQQVIGVCGLSGAIGLREPCYHYRVGITRGRAPELGIEKQIPTLFLCNEMTGQSLLCSLYLRHDQRQGYAGRLLSTARLLFVAEYPKLFGDKLVAELRGQLDGQGRSPFWDSLGRHFFKMDFQQANRLSSQGSKPFIAELMPRQPLYTCLLSPAAQAAIGQAHHSTEQAVHILRDEGFNHQGCIDIFDGGPLIEAEVTKIRSVRESQTLPLLVGTPDAQAPVWLIHNRRLENCRITAAPGRLVSGCLLVDRLTAKRLQLQPGDSVRAVPLLACESPPTRRSQRHLTPETAALP comes from the coding sequence ATGATCGTCCGTCCGATCCGCGTCACCGATCTGCCGGCGCTGCTGAGGCTGCTGCAAGGCAACGGTCGCGAGTTGAACAACCTCTCCACCGACCCCGAGCGCCTGGCTCATCGGCTGCGCTGGGCCCAGCGCACCTTCGCCAATCAGGTGGAACGGGCCGACGCCGACTACCTGTTCGTACTGGAGGACGACGACCAGCAAGTGATCGGCGTCTGCGGCCTGAGCGGCGCCATCGGCCTGCGCGAGCCCTGCTACCACTACCGGGTGGGCATCACCCGCGGCCGCGCCCCGGAGCTGGGGATCGAAAAACAGATCCCGACCCTGTTCCTGTGCAACGAGATGACCGGGCAATCCCTGCTCTGCTCGCTGTACCTGCGCCACGACCAGCGCCAGGGCTACGCCGGGCGCCTGCTGTCCACCGCGCGCCTGCTGTTCGTCGCCGAATACCCGAAGCTGTTCGGCGACAAGCTGGTGGCCGAGCTGCGGGGCCAGCTCGACGGCCAGGGCCGTTCGCCGTTCTGGGACAGCCTGGGGCGCCACTTCTTCAAGATGGACTTCCAGCAGGCCAATCGCCTGTCCAGCCAGGGCAGCAAGCCGTTCATCGCCGAACTCATGCCACGCCAGCCGCTGTACACCTGCCTGCTCAGCCCCGCCGCCCAGGCCGCCATCGGCCAGGCCCACCACAGCACCGAGCAGGCGGTGCACATCCTGCGGGACGAAGGCTTCAACCATCAGGGCTGCATCGACATCTTCGACGGCGGGCCGCTGATCGAGGCCGAGGTGACGAAGATCCGCAGCGTGCGTGAAAGCCAGACCCTGCCCCTGCTGGTGGGCACTCCGGACGCGCAGGCGCCGGTGTGGCTGATTCACAACCGGCGCCTGGAGAACTGCCGCATCACCGCCGCGCCCGGGCGCCTGGTGTCCGGCTGCCTGCTGGTGGACCGCCTGACCGCCAAACGCCTGCAACTGCAGCCCGGCGACTCGGTGCGCGCCGTGCCGCTGCTGGCCTGCGAGTCCCCGCCGACACGGCGCTCACAGCGGCACCTGACCCCGGAAACCGCCGCGCTGCCGTAG